A single window of Aspergillus flavus chromosome 4, complete sequence DNA harbors:
- a CDS encoding dihydroxy-acid dehydratase: MKGSPEFGPISGSLSCLQQVDFSFSLVSFPLHVSAAIMLSSNIRSRALGLSRRAQLQNTRLPPAGRRYKSDESLNRFSSKITQPKSQGASQAMLYATGLTEEDMSKPQVGISSVWFEGNPCNMHLNDLSGIVRDSVRRAGLVPMRFNSVGVSDGISMGTEGMRYSLQSRELIADGIESVMNGQWYDANVSLPGCDKNMPGVLMAMGRTNRPSIMVYGGSIKPGCSAKGQKLDLVSAFQSYGQYITGQIDEKERFDIIRNACPGRGACGGMYTANTLATAIETMGMTVPGSSSCPADDPKKLVECENIGEVVKNMLREDIRPSDVLTRQAFENAMIVVNILGGSTNAVLHLIAIADSVGIKLTIDDFQAVSDKTPFLADLKPSGKYVMNDLYTIGGTPALLRYLLKEGLIDGSGITVTGKTMKENVASWPDFPADQDIIHPLSKPIKPSGHLQILRGSLAPGGSVGKITGKEGLRFEGTAKCYDYEDAFIESLERGEIKKGEKTVVIIRYEGPKGGPGMPEMLKPSSAIMGAGLGQDVALLTDGRFSGGSHGFLIGHIVPEAIEGGPIALVRDGDRIVIDAEERVIDLDIPAEELEKRRKEWKAPPFRYQKGTLKKYATLVSDASHGCVTDGPI, encoded by the exons ATGAAGGGGAGTCCGGAGTTCGGCCCCATCTCCGGATCTCTTTCT TGTCTTCAACAGgttgatttttctttctctctcgtttCATTCCCCCTACACGTATCCGCAGCCATCATGCTGTCGTCGAATATCCGATCGAGAGCTCTGGGGTTGAGCCGACGAGCTCAGTTGCAGAACAC TCGTCTTCCACCTGCCGGGCGCCGTTATAAATCCGACGAGTCTCTCAACCGATTCTCCTCGAAGATCACACAACCCAAGTCCCAGGGCGCCTCACAAGCGATGCTGTATGCCACCGGCCTGACAGAGGAGGACATGTCGAAGCCGCAGGTCGGTATCTCCTCGGTGTGGTTCGAGGGTAACCCATGTAACATGCACCTGAACGACCTGTCTGGGATTGTCCGTGATTCCGTCCGCCGGGCGGGTCTGGTCCCTATGCGATTCAACTCGGTCGGAGTGTCAGATGGGATCAGTATGGGCACAGAAGGAATGAGATACAGCTTACAGAGTCGGGAGCTTATTGCCGATGGCATTGAATCTGTGATGAATGGCCAGTGGTATGATGCGAATGTGTCGCTACCGGGTTGCGATAAGAATATGCCTGGTGTGTTAATGGCGATGGGACGCACGAATCGGCCTAGTATCATGGTCTACGGCGGTAGTATCAAGCCCGGATGCAGTGCAAAGGGCCAAAAGTTGGATCTGGTCAGTGCATTCCAGTCGTATGGCCAGTACATTACTGGCCAGATCGACGAGAAAGAGCGGTTCGATATTATTCGCAATGCATGCCCCGGCAGAGGTGCTTGTGGTGGCATGTACACCGCAAATACCCTGGCGACGGCTATTGAGACTATGGGTATGACCGTTCCCGGTAGCAGTAGTTGTCCAGCAGACGATCCTAAGAAGCTGGTCGAATGTGAAAACATCGGTGAGGTGGTGAAGAATATGCTCAGGGAAGATATCAGACCTAGTGATGTTTTGACCCGTCAAGCATTTGAGAATGCAATGATTGTGGTAAATATACTGGGGGGTAGTACCAACGCTGTTCTACACCTGATTGCTATTGCTGACTCGGTCGGTATTAAATTGACTATCGATGACTTCCAAGCAGTATCCGATAAGACACCATTCCTGGCTGACTTGAAGCCATCTGGAAAATATGTCATGAATGACCTATACACTATCGGTGGTACACCGGCCCTCCTTAGATACCTTCTGAAAGAGGGCCTGATCGACGGCTCAGGAATCACGGTCACCGGTAAAACAATGAAGGAGAATGTGGCCTCATGGCCTGACTTCCCTGCTGACCAGGACATTATCCACCCCCTCAGCAAACCTATCAAGCCATCCGGTCATCTCCAGATTCTTCGCGGATCGCTCGCTCCGGGCGGTTCGGTGGGTAAGATTACTGGCAAGGAAGGTCTGCGGTTCGAGGGCACAGCCAAGTGCTACGACTACGAAGATGCATTCATAGAGTCACTTGAGCGGGGTGAGATCAAAAAAGGCGAGAAGACTGTTGTTATTATCCGGTACGAAGGTCCTAAGGGTGGTCCGGGTATGCCTGAGATGCTTAAGCCTAGCTCCGCTATCATGGGTGCTGGTCTCGGCCAGGACGTTGCGCTTCTCACGGATGGGAGATTCTCTGGTGGTAGTCACGGATTCTTGATCGGACATATTGTACCTGAAGCCATAGAGGGCGGCCCAATTGCACTAGTACGAGACGGTGATAGGATCGTGATTGATGCTGAGGAAAGAGTGATTGATTTGGACATTCCGGCTGAGGAGCttgagaagaggaggaaggagtgGAAAGCACCCCCGTTCCGATACCAAAAGGGAACCTTAAAGAAGTATGCCACGCTGGTCAGCGATGCCAGTCATGGCTGTGTTACGGACGGACCGATCTAG
- a CDS encoding putative vanillate O-demethylase oxidoreductase, with protein sequence MPTFQDEDADAIKALKQPWETETLAQVRTGKVKPTFTTQEPSAIYKQIRRGPLAVNDLGCEGDEHAFEFHGGPEKALLQYSARHYTRWKKELPQSKALFVPGAFGENLVASNANEHNMCIGDVVRIGEVIAQVTGPRQPCYKLNHRFQVPDMSKRAQDLCRTGWFYRILKTGTIQAGDQMTLLERPNPQWTIATIQHYLYRDMRNEEMMRQIVEIRELGMEYRGIFINRLRKQYENQARRLEGAPEKALTIWKDYLLLTKVKETPRIVSLVLRAITPSEVPSPIVPGSHVRVRLNEGLIRPYSVVTGDSNQFCLAVALDEASRGGSRYIHREVQPGDMLQCGPITASFPLSTVADHHVFIAGGIGITAFIAAAQHCERLGYPYHLHYLVRSAEDIALKEYLSGLGSNVTIYDKSSGKVFNAKHTMEQIHEGTHVYCCGSERLQDSVLTVASSLGVSSSRLHFETFKAATSGDPFTADLAGSKTSIEVGEEQTLLDALREAGFDIPSSCEAGNCGTCRVGVKAGKVEHRGSGLMESDKNQAMLSCVSRGLGTVVLDL encoded by the coding sequence ATGCCAACTTTCCAAGACGAAGATGCTGATGCTATCAAAGCTCTGAAACAGCCGTGGGAGACGGAGACACTGGCCCAGGTGAGGACTGGTAAGGTCAAACCAACCTTCACTACTCAGGAGCCCTCCGCCATCTATAAGCAGATAAGGCGAGGCCCTCTTGCCGTCAACGATCTTGGGTGTGAGGGGGACGAGCATGCATTTGAATTCCATGGCGGTCCGGAGAAAGCCCTACTGCAGTACAGTGCGCGGCATTACACCAGGTGGAAAAAGGAGCTGCCGCAAAGTAAAGCCTTATTTGTACCGGGCGCATTTGGTGAGAACCTGGTTGCGAGTAATGCCAACGAGCACAACATGTGTATCGGTGATGTGGTGAGGATTGGAGAAGTGATCGCTCAGGTAACAGGACCGCGGCAGCCCTGTTACAAACTGAACCACAGATTTCAGGTCCCCGACATGTCAAAGCGTGCTCAGGACCTCTGCCGCACAGGCTGGTTCTACCGTATCCTTAAGACAGGCACGATTCAGGCGGGCGATCAAATGACACTGCTGGAGAGGCCGAATCCGCAGTGGACCATTGCCACTATCCAGCACTACCTTTATCGCGACATGCGCAACGAGGAAATGATGCGACAGATTGTCGAGATTAGAGAACTCGGTATGGAGTATCGGGGAATTTTCATCAACAGGCTGCGGAAACAATACGAAAATCAAGCGCGCCGGCTCGAAGGAGCACCCGAAAAGGCACTCACAATATGGAAGGACTATCTTCTGCTcacaaaagtcaaagaaacTCCCCGCATCGTTTCTCTGGTTCTCAGAGCGATAACACCATCGGAAGTGCCCAGTCCCATTGTTCCCGGATCTCATGTGCGCGTGCGCCTGAATGAGGGACTGATCCGCCCATACTCTGTTGTTACAGGAGACTCGAATCAGTTTTGCCTTGCCGTTGCCCTGGATGAGGCCAGCAGAGGAGGGTCGCGATATATCCATCGTGAGGTTCAGCCCGGCGACATGCTACAATGTGGTCCCATTACAGCCAGCTTCCCTCTTTCAACGGTTGCTGATCATCACGTCTTCATTGCTGGGGGAATCGGAATTACAGCCTTCATAGCCGCTGCGCAGCATTGTGAACGGCTCGGCTACCCATACCATCTGCATTACCTTGTTCGAAGCGCTGAGGATATTGCCCTGAAAGAGTATTTAAGCGGGCTGGGCTCCAATGTCACCATCTACGATAAGTCCTCCGGAAAAGTGTTTAACGCCAAGCATACTATGGAGCAAATCCATGAGGGGACCCACGTATATTGCTGTGGATCTGAGCGATTACAAGACTCTGTTCTCACAGTGGCGTCTTCTTTAGGAGTCAGCTCCAGCAGGCTACATTTTGAGACGTTCAAGGCCGCTACATCCGGCGACCCATTCACCGCAGACTTGGCTGGATCGAAAACCTCCATCGAGGTAGGAGAAGAGCAGACACTACTCGATGCCTTGCGTGAGGCAGGATTTGATATTCCCTCATCCTGTGAGGCTGGAAACTGTGGGACTTGTAGGGTTGGGGTCAAGGCCGGAAAAGTCGAACATAGGGGCTCGGGGCTTATGGAATCCGACAAGAATCAGGCCATGCTAAGCTGCGTCTCTCGCGGTCTCGGGACCGTAGTTCTCGATCTGTGA
- a CDS encoding acyl-CoA N-acyltransferase: protein MTDQNAPNTQSNRIQIRVEPITTPADFNRFFEIAALTFGHQVQDGVWCAMNPGWDTPEGRSSGSARLAARWSTTTKDRHGNPNTIFLKAVLGDGSADEGKIVGVAIWEQASMVDGYGQAPATEMDNAHLEAVYPNQPGEQRYLRQVDLSLRRRRLEVIREIATSASPAVMVLDLCVVDPSFQRLGIATRLVEWGLREAKARGGLEAVLEASSMGRHVYRKLGFEQEGGEFIYDVDEEFRDREQPSNVFMRTGRPVA from the coding sequence ATGACCGACCAGAACGCCCCAAACACACAGTCTAACAGGATCCAAATTCGCGTGGAGCCCATCACAACCCCGGCAGACTTCAACCGATTCTTTGAGATTGCTGCCCTCACCTTCGGCCATCAGGTCCAAGATGGTGTCTGGTGCGCCATGAACCCTGGCTGGGATACACCTGAGGGTCGTTCGAGCGGCAGTGCCCGTCTTGCTGCGCGCTggtccaccaccaccaaagaCCGACATGGCAACCCCAACACCATTTTCCTCAAGGCCGTTCTCGGAGACGGCTCGGCGGATGAGGGAAAGATTGTCGGCGTGGCTATCTGGGAGCAGGCTTCCATGGTAGACGGGTACGGCCAGGCACCTGCCACCGAAATGGACAATGCGCACCTGGAAGCCGTGTACCCAAATCAGCCGGGTGAACAGCGGTATCTCCGGCAGGTAGACCTTTCACTACGTCGGCGCCGCTTGGAGGTGATCCGTGAGATTGCGACGAGTGCATCCCCCGCGGTCATGGTGTTGGACTTATGTGTGGTCGACCCATCGTTCCAGCGACTCGGAATTGCTACCAGACTGGTAGAATGGGGCCTTCGTGAGGCGAAGGCACGTGGTGGGTTGGAAGCTGTGCTGGAAGCTTCGAGCATGGGGCGGCACGTTTATAGGAAGCTTGGGTTTGAACAAGAGGGGGGTGAGTTCATTTACGACGTGGATGAGGAGTTTCGGGATCGTGAGCAACCGTCGAATGTGTTTATGCGCACCGGTAGACCAGTGGCATGA
- a CDS encoding bypass of stop codon protein — translation MAMSIAMNNVFCANLHNSTTALGCFSGAYGIGGVISPLFATLMVSHDIRWTYFHTITLAMSVANLLLSSFAFRNYEDNATMVSQRAPDSAIPPMTSNNDHSPSQLQMFKKAIQDRTTILGSLFIFAYQGAEVSVSDWIVSFLISYRGGDSRRVGYVSAGFWAGITLGQFLIVYPAHRIGEKIVVGLLVVGAICFQLMTWLIPNIIGEAVAVAILGLLLGPLYPCSTAVFAKFLPRSMQLVSLGFISALGSSGGAVFPFLTGILAQSMGTMVLHPICLVLYAVMIIS, via the coding sequence ATGGCCATGAGCATAGCCATGAATAATGTTTTCTGTGCAAATCTTCATAACTCCACCACTGCACTGGGCTGCTTTTCCGGAGCTTATGGTATCGGTGGAGTTATTTCACCATTATTTGCCACGCTCATGGTGTCTCACGACATACGTTGGACCTATTTCCACACCATCACATTGGCTATGTCTGTGGCCAATCTGTTGCTCTCAAGCTTCGCGTTTCGGAATTACGAGGACAATGCCACTATGGTCTCCCAAAGGGCACCCGACTCGGCAATTCCTCCCATGACCAGCAACAATGATCATTCACCCAGTCAATTGCAGATGTTCAAAAAGGCTATTCAGGATCGCACGACGATACTAGGATCACTGTTCATCTTCGCTTACCAAGGTGCCGAGGTTTCCGTTTCGGACTGGATTGTGTCATTCCTAATCAGCTATCGCGGGGGTGATTCTCGACGCGTCGGTTATGTGAGTGCCGGCTTTTGGGCTGGAATCACTCTTGGTCAATTTCTGATTGTGTATCCTGCCCATCGAATTGGAGAGAAGATTGTCGTCGGGTTATTGGTTGTCGGAGCTATTTGCTTTCAACTCATGACCTGGCTAATCCCAAATATTATCGGTGAAGCTGTGGCTGTAGCGATCCTGGGCTTGTTGTTGGGTCCCTTATATCCATGCTCTACGGCGGTTTTTGCGAAGTTCTTACCCCGAAGTATGCAACTTGTCAGCCTGGGTTTCATCAGTGCTCTGGGGAGTAGCGGTGGTGCTGTGTTTCCTTTTCTGACTGGTATTCTTGCACAGAGTATGGGCACGATGGTACTACATCCAATCTGTCTTGTGCTGTATGCAGTGATGATCATTAGTTGA
- a CDS encoding fungal-specific transcription factor domain-containing protein, with amino-acid sequence MAIQVGKRTNSLAFARADCHTCTSRGQKCDRQRPHCTTCISHGRKCGGFATPLSWDHRRTRKRALASHDDSGEDAAVTTPKIGNGQIGKDPPRHFRFVQGGKRDRKRRKVVQPRTTAHAEIEAKAVNPPQPVDVVHNEVSPHGDDESSIDLAALAQSEHLFDPPEAFHHRNTIDIPTPQDYFASLLQSSSSAFPFETPSMMERTSREGLSGLGLEDAFQDGLSFISSDMGPVEGLVSTLRAPTLEAVSGAGPGPSQPLGDQHEALLQMYDTEFRVLPTTSDTALNPFRCREPLPQGSRLLFHSILALCCRHLSQITGTPSSEEREHRNQAFKLLENALQSDQLARRGLTLLDPLLVLFTLDCTLSASGRWSTYLTRAHSLLEACGGPPALDNALIRSQVAMILWWDATLALVSRQGTVFSQSYLDHLIHSEKKDKWSFYDLTGCPSDLVVIIFKLAELAHQSTIASSMEWLTFNLNPIVQIEEQLRSWMHPSFAAPSYNQTNPSVDDGTRTHPLDEDTLHAHQDRHHCAEAWRHALLLYIDRLFRWDRSQIRPLSIPCLARLTLNHVKCCRRTSQTQKQLLLPVFLAGSETGDEEMRDMARGYCRWWSERSRYNMFHSVPVLLEDIWNGDTWWGDVVDEKTKGASSAEGSNVQFLFG; translated from the exons ATGGCTATCCAAGTGGGCAAGAGAACCAACTCCTTGGCCTTTGCCCGTGCCGATTGCCATACGTGCACCTCAAGGGGCCAAAAGTGTGATCGCCAACGACCACACTGCACTACCTGCATCAGTCACGGTCGTAAATGTGGTGGTTTTGCAACACCCCTCTCTTGGGATCATAGACGCACGCGCAAAAGGGCTCTAGCCAGCCATGATGATTCGGGGGAGGATGCAGCCGTTACAACTCCCAAGATAGGAAATGGTCAGATAGGCAAAGACCCTCCGAGGCATTTTAGGTTTGTACAGGGTGGGAAAAGAGATCGGAAACGTCGGAAAGTGGTTCAGCCACGAACTACCGCGCATGCGGAGATCGAGGCAAAGGCAGTCAATCCCCCGCAGCCGGTAGATGTTGTCCATAACGAAGTTTCTCCACATGGCGATGATGAATCCTCAATTGATCTGGCGGCTCTTGCTCAGTCGGAGCATTTGTTTGACCCCCCTGAGG CTTTCCATCACCGTAATACTATTGATATACCCACTCCACAAGACTACTTTGCGTCTTTACTACAATCTAGCTCTTCGGCCTTTCCATTTGAGACTCCAAGTATGATGGAGCGTACATCAAGGGAGGGACTCTCCGGCTTAGGGCTAGAGGACGCATTCCAGGATGGGCTgtccttcatctcctcggATATGGGCCCTGTGGAAGGATTAGTATCAACATTACGCGCACCCACTTTGGAGGCTGTAAGTGGAGCTGGACCGGGCCCAAGCCAACCGCTAGGAGATCAGCATGAGGCACTGTTGCAAATGT ATGATACGGAATTCCGTGTCCTCCCAACTACATCCGATACAGCGCTGAACCCCTTCCGCTGTCGTGAGCCATTGCCCCAAGGTTCAAGGCTCCTGTTTCATTCTATCCTGGCACTGTGTTGTCGGCATCTCAGCCAGATTACTGGAACACCATCTTCGGAAGAGCGAGAGCATCGTAATCAAGCGTTTAAGCTCCTCGAGAATGCACTCCAAAGTGACCAGCTTGCAAGGAGAGGGTTGACCTTGCTGGATCCGCTTTTGGTTCTCTTCACACTTGAT TGTACCCTCTCTGCCTCCGGCCGATGGTCCACCTACCTAACTCGAGCACATTCCCTCCTCGAAGCATGTGGAGGCCCGCCAGCCCTTGATAATGCGCTGATTCGATCTCAAGTAGCTATGATCCTGTG GTGGGACGCAACCCTAGCCCTCGTCTCCCGCCAAGGAACAGTATTCTCTCAGTCCTACCTCGACCACCTTATACActcagagaagaaagacaagtgGTCATTCTACGATCTCACCGGCTGTCCAAGCGACCTagtcgtcatcatcttcaagctAGCAGAGCTAGCCCACCAGAGCACAATAGCCTCCAGCATGGAATGGCTCACCTTCAACCTAAACCCCATTGTCCAAATTGAAGAGCAACTTCGATCCTGGATGCACCCTTCCTTCGCAGCACCGTCCTATAACCAGACCAACCCTagtgttgatgatggtacTCGCACTCACCCACTCGACGAAGACACGCTTCACGCGCACCAAGACCGCCATCATTGTGCCGAGGCATGGCGACATGCTCTCCTGCTCTATATTGATAGATTATTCAGATGGGATCGAAGTCAGATTCGACCGTTGTCTATTCCTTGTCTTGCCAGATTGACTCTCAACCATGTCAAGTGTTGTAGGCGGACTTCTCAGACGCAGAAGCAGTTATTGTTACCTGTCTTTTTGGCTGGTAGCGAGACGGGGGATGAGGAGATGCGGGATATGGCTAGGGGATATTGTCGGTGGTGGAGTGAACGCAGTAGATATAATATGTTCCATTCTGTGCCAGTGTTACTGGAGGATATCTGGAACGGAGATACATGGTGGGGAGATGTGGTCGATGAGAAGACTAAAGGGGCGTCGTCGGCGGAGGGGTCTAATGTgcagtttctttttgggtaG
- a CDS encoding putative D-amino acid oxidase has translation MEQKNVVVIGAGVAGLTTALLLSRLPRYKVVVAAKHMPGDYDIEYASPWAGANYMPMSTRGTKAADWDKDTWAALEDLARNHPDAGIHFQGKWERIRLRLSINNDEECEIHSRSKDVGTTTAKWFGELLSPSPWFKDVVPNFCTLPKSRHGPGFDSVTVFTSVCINTAVYLPWLVSQCLKNGVVFKRAVFNHILDATSPSVHPDQKVDLVINCAGLMASKLGGVEDKTVVPARGQIVIVRNEAGKMLDVSGTDDGDGEACYVMTRAAGGGTILGGSYQLGNWDSQADPNLAVRIMKRAVKMCPQLTDGKEIEHLDIIRHSVGLRPVRANGTRIEKERIGDTWVVHNYGAGGAGYQSSYGCAQAAVNLAEEALATRAKL, from the exons ATGGAACAGAAGAATGTGGTAGTTATTGG TGCCGGGGTTGCGGGTCTCACGACGGCTCTTCTCCTCTCGAGGCTTCCAAGGTACAAGGTAGTTGTTGCAGCTAAACATATGCCCGGAGACTACGACATTGAATATGCTTCACCGTGGGCTGGCGCGAATTATATGCC TATGTCGACCCGAGGCACCAAGGCAGCAGATTGGGATAAGGACACATGGGCGGCGCTGGAGGATTTAGCACGCAATCACCCTGATGCCGGAATACACTTCCAAGGTAAATGGGAAAGGATTCGTTTGCGACTCAGCATTAACAATGATGAAGAATGTGAAATACACAGCCGCTCGAAAGACGTTGGTACGACAACCGCAAAATGGTTTGGAGAGCTTTTGTCACCGAGCCCGTGGTTCAAGGACGTTGTTCCTAAT TTTTGCACTCTTCCCAAGAGTAGACATGGCCCTGGCTTTGACTCTGTGACAGTCTTCACATCAGTCTGCATCAATACCGCGGTATACCTTCCCTGGCTCGTTTCCCAGTGCCTCAAAAATGGAGTTGTATTCAAACGAGCTGTTTTCAACCATATTCTGGACGCAACCTCTCCATCGGTCCACCCCGACCAGAAGGTCGACCTCGTGATAAACTGTGCAGGCCTTATGGCTTCCAAGTTGGGCGGAGTCGAAGATAAAACCGTTGTACCTGCCCGTGGACAAATTGTGATAGTCCGGAATGAAGCCGGTAAGATGCTAGATGTCTCTGGAACTGACGATGGCGATGGTGAAGCATGCTATGTTATGACCCGAGCTGCTGGCGGCGGTACGATCCTGGGTGGCTCATATCAGTTGGGAAATTGGGATTCACAGGCGGACCCCAATCTTGCCGTGCGCATTATGAAGCGCGCAGTGAAGATGTGTCCTCAACTTACGGATGGGAAGGAAATCGAGCACCTCGATATTATTCGACACAGTGTGGGTCTGAGACCCGTGCGGGCGAATGGGACAAGAATCGAGAAGGAACGTATAGGAGACACTTGGGTGGTGCACAACTATGGTGCTGGAGGTGCCGGATATCAATCATCTTATGGATGCGCTCAGGCTGCTGTGAACCTCGCAGAGGAGGCTTTGGCGACCAGGGCAAAGCTGTGA
- a CDS encoding aspartate aminotransferase/Glutamic oxaloacetic transaminase (aspartate aminotransferase, cytoplasmic), with the protein MSAQYLDVPVLPTDVAFGLLADFDADQDPKKVSLIAGAYRDEKGLPWILPSVKQAKERIAADPRSHHEYLDIAGSPVFLNIARSLVFGTELAESWNVASIQAVSGTGANHLGASFLAKHLKPQHVFIPDPTWVNHKTVWAVAAPEVAQREYPYYDPKTRSIKFADMLSTLDIDAQPNDVVILQACAHNPTGLDLTRDQWKQLADLALKKKLFVLFDSAYQGFATGNVEDDAWSVRYFTEHLLSSPDPDQRIPGLCVAQSFSKNFGLYGERVGALHLVAPSDVSIQGAKSQLSLIARAEYSNPPRFGAQIVQTVLTDPRLREQWQQDLNTMSSRIMGMRKQLRTRLEDLATPGDWSHIESQIGMFSYTGLSKEHVNKLKEEYHIYLMPSGRASLCGLNEGNVDYVARCISKVVKEV; encoded by the exons ATGTCTGCCCAATACCTCGACGTGCCCGTCCTTCCTACGGATGTTGCCTTTGGCTTGCTAGCCGATTTCGATGCCGACCAAGACCCAAAGAAAGTCTCCTTAATTGCTGGAGCCTATCGGGATGAAAAGGGCCTACCTTGGATCCTTCCCAGCGTGAAACAA GCGAAAGAGCGCATTGCAGCCGACCCAAGATCGCATCATGAGTATCTTGATATTGCAGGGTCCCCTGTATTTTTGAATATTGCCAGGTCCCTCGTATTTGGAACCGAGCTAGCTGAAAGCTGGAACGTCGCAAGCATCCAAGCTGTGTCTGGTACCGGAGCAAATCATCTGGGTGCTTCATTTCTTGCCAAGCACTTGAAACCCCAGCATGTCTTTATCCCGGACCCTACCTGGGTAAACCACAAAACGGTCTGGGCTGTGGCAGCCCCTGAAGTGGCTCAGAGAGAGTACCCATACTACGATCCAAAGACGCGGTCCATTAAGTTCGCCGATATGCTTTCGACACTGGACATAGACGCACAGCCGAACGACGTGGTCATCCTTCAAGCATGTGCCCATAATCCCACAGGTCTGGACCTAACTCGGGACCAATGGAAGCAGCTAGCAGACTTagctttgaagaagaagctgttcGTCTTGTTTGACAGTGCCTACCAAGGCTTCGCAACTGGAAATGTAGAAGACGACGCATGGTCAGTGCGGTATTTCACCGAGCATCTTCTATCGAGCCCAGACCCTGATCAAAGGATTCCCGGACTATGCGTTGCACAGTCTTTCTCCAAGAACTTTGGACTTTACGGTGAACGGGTGGGCGCATTGCATTTAGTCGCCCCATCGGACGTTTCCATACAAGGAGCCAAATCTCAACTGTCACTGATTGCGCGAGCAGAATATTCTAATCCGCCTCGATTTGGTGCTCAGATTGTTCAAACTGTCCTCACGGATCCAAGGCTCAGAGAGCAATGGCAGCAGGATTTGAACACCATGAGCTCGCGCATAATGGGCATGCGGAAGCAACTGCGGACGAGGCTGGAAGACCTTGCCACCCCTGGAGATTGGTCTCACATTGAGTCCCAGATTGGGATGTTTAGTTATACAGGGTTGAGTAAGGAGCATGTTAATAAGCTGAAGGAGGAGTATCATATCTATCTAATGCCCTCTGGACGGGCTAGTCTCTGCGGGCTGAATGAGGGGAATGTTGACTATGTCGCGAGGTGCATCTCCAAGGTAGTGAAGGAGGTCTGA
- a CDS encoding Alpha/Beta hydrolase protein, which produces MKNVATFSLDNAPSYEKVKLQVDGVSLELSTIYKKGTRPPFVFLHGFGSSKEEFNDFAYLPHLSEYGLILYDAPGCGDTTCSDLSKVNIPFLVKTAKALLEHYGVTTFHLSGHSMGGLTALLLASEIPDRVLSFINIKGNLAPEDCFLSRQVFLFPADDAEVFFREFTERARRAPAFSNAIYASNLRRKVSPHVTYGILSTMVELTDNNDLLALFLGFPFPCMFMYGVQNASLSYLPKLKEGNVELAEIPYSGHFPMYSNPPEMFRRVKEFLERTGA; this is translated from the coding sequence ATGAAAAACGTCGCCACCTTCTCGCTAGACAACGCCCCTTCCTACGAGAAGGTAAAACTACAAGTCGACGGCGTCAGTCTCGAACTCTCTACAATCTACAAGAAAGGCACCCGTCCACCAttcgtcttcctccacgGCTTCGGCTCctcaaaggaagaattcaACGACTTCGCCTATCTCCCCCATCTCAGCGAATATGGACTTATTCTATACGACGCCCCCGGCTGTGGCGACACGACCTGCTCCGACCTCAGCAAAGTGAACATCCCATTCCTGGTCAAAACAGCCAAAGCCCTTCTCGAGCACTACGGCGTCACCACATTCCACCTCTCAGGCCACTCAATGGGCGGACTAACCGCCCTCTTACTCGCATCTGAGATCCCAGACCGCGTCCTCAGCTTCATTAATATCAAGGGCAATCTCGCCCCCGAGGACTGCTTTCTCAGTCGTCaggtcttcctcttccccgcTGATGATGCGGAGGTATTTTTCCGTGAATTTACCGAGAGGGCGAGGCGGGCCCCCGCCTTCTCTAATGCCATCTATGCGTCTAATTTAAGACGCAAGGTTAGTCCCCATGTTACTTATGGGATTTTGTCTACCATGGTTGAGCTTACGGATAATAATGACTTGCTTGCGTTGTTTTTGGGATTCCCCTTTCCCTGCATGTTTATGTATGGTGTGCAGAACGCCTCTTTGTCGTACTTGCCGAAGTTGAAGGAGGGCAACGTTGAGTTGGCCGAGATTCCGTATAGTGGGCATTTTCCTATGTATTCCAATCCACCAGAGATGTTTAGGCGTGTTAAGGAGTTCTTAGAGAGGACGGGTGCTTAG
- a CDS encoding uncharacterized protein (expressed protein) — protein sequence MEHFAASLSQQRRLADAEECLAYVLETKRRVYGPEDPQTLETMVALGSIFTKEGRYAEAEVMTADALEMQKKVFGRNTQIH from the coding sequence ATGGAACACTTTGCCGCGAGTCTATCACAACAGCGTCGACTGGCAGATGCCGAGGAATGTCTTGCGTATGTGTTGGAGACTAAGAGGAGGGTATATGGCCCCGAAGATCCACAAACACTCGAGACAATGGTTGCTCTAGGGTCCATATTTACCAAGGAGGGTCGTTACGCAGAGGCCGAAGTGATGACTGCAGATGCCCTGGAAATGCAAAAGAAGGTTTTTGGCAGGAACACCCAAATACATTAA